The genomic segment ACCCCCGGCAGCGACGGCGAGACGCTGCTGATGGAGGCGATCCGCCAGCGCCGCGCGGCCAGCGTGGATGCGTTGCTCGACGGCGGCGCCGATCCCAACCGCGTCAATGCGCGCGGCGACTCGCCGGTGCATGCGGCGGCGTTCTCCGGCGATCCGGCGATCCTGCGCGCGGTGATCGCCAGGGGCGGCGATGTCGACGTCGCCAACCCGCACACGGGCGCCACGCCGCTGGTGCAGGCGCTGCTGTCGCCAACCGCCGGCCAGGCCGAGGTGCTGCTCGATGCGGGCGCGGATCCCAATCTCGCCGATCGCAATGGCGACACGCCGCTGCACGTCGCCGGCCGCACCAACGGTGGCGCGGCCATCCTTGCGCTGCTGCGCAAGGGTGCCCGTCCGCAGACGGAGAATTCGCGCGGCGTGACCTTCCAGCACGAGTATTTCGGCTTCCCCGCGAACCTGCTCAATGACCGCGCCCGCGCCGAGCGGCGCGAGATCGTCGCCTGGCTGAAGGCCAACGGCGTTCCGCTGGAAGCGAACGTCGCCGCGACGTACTGAGCCGCTGCGGCCCTGAATGCCTGCACGGTCACCTAGGGTCCGCACCAGCTGTCCGGCGCCGCCCGGCCGCCCTATCGTCAGGGCTATCGTTTCCGTAGGTGCGCGCGCCATGAGCCTGTCCCCGGTATCCGGCAACAACACGCCCGTCGATCCGTTCCGCGATTTCGCGCTCGATCCTGCGATCCAGGCGTCGTCTGCGCTGCAACCGCGCACGCCCGCGAACGTCGATACCAGCGCCGGTTTCCCGCGTGGCGACGGCAGTTTCGCCGATTCGGTCCGCGGCACCGCGCCGCAGCCCGAGCAGGATCTGCAATTTGCCTTGATGGCGAACGACAGCTACACGCTGACCGGCCCCGATGGCGTCACCGGCACCGCGGCCGAAGCCGATCTGCAGGCCGCCGGCTGGAACCGTCTCGAGCCCAGCGCCGACGGTACACATCTGGTCGATGCGCAGGGCAACCAGATTCCGATCTCGCCGGACGCGTTGCACGACGCGCAGACCGGCTTCGATGCGGCGATCTACCAGAACGCCGACGGCCAGTACGTCGTCGCCTATCGCGGCACCGACAGCTGGGGCCTGGGCGCCGGTGGCGATTCGCGCGCGAATGGCGGCCAGGGTCTCGGCATGGAGACCGCGCAGTATTCGCAGGCGATGGAGCTGGCGAATATCGCGGTCGATACCTTCGGCACCGGCAACGTCGCGATCACCGGGCACTCGCTGGGCGGCGGGCTCGCCTCGGCCGCGATGCTGGCCACCGACGTGCCGGGCGTGACTTTCAATTCCTCGGGCCTGAGCAACAACACGCTGACCGGCCTGGGCTTCAATCCGAATGCCGCGCGCGGCGAGATCGCCGACAGCGGCCAGATCCGCCGCTACGTCGTCGACGGCGACCCGCTGACGCTCGCGCAGCAGGACATCCCGATGATTCCGGTGCTGAGCATGTCGCCGCCGAATGCGGTCGGCACCGAGCTGCGCGTCGCGCCGCCTGAGGGCATGGGCCGCTTCGACATGCTCGGTCTGCACGGCGGCGGTGGTAACAATCCGTCCTACGTCGAAGCTTTGCGCCAGAACGAGGCGCAGGCACCGGTCGATCGTTCGGGCACCAATCTGGGTCTGGCGCTCGGCACGCTCGAGAACATCGGTGAGCACAACCTCAACCAGCTCGGCTCGCTGGCCAACGGCATCGGCGGTCTGTATTCCGATGGCCGCTCCACGGTGACCGAGGCCGTCAGCGGCATCACCGATGCTGTGCAGAACGACTACGGCAATGGCCGTTATGTCGGCGGCACCTTCAGCATTGCCGGTGACGTGGTCGATGGCGTCGTGGGCCTCGGTGGCGATGCGATCTCCAACACCTTGGGCACTGCGGGTGACGTGGTCGAGAACATCACCAATCTCGGCGGCAGCGTGCTGCGCGACCTCGGCGACCGCACCGGCTTCGATGCACCGTTCGATGCCGTCGCCAGTGGCGTCGAATGGACCGGCCGCGCGGTCGACACCGTGGCCGACACCGTCGGCGATGGCGCGCAGTGGGGTCTGGACAAGGTCGGTGACGGCGCGGAATGGGTCATCGATCGCGCTGGTGATGGCGCCCAGTGGGTCGGCGACCGCGTGGTCGACGGCGTGACCTGGACTGGCAACCGCATCGCCGACGGCGCACGTGCGGTCGGCGATGCCGCCAGCTGGACTGGCGACCGTCTGTCCGATGGCGCGCGCTGGGCCGGCGAAAATCTCAACCCGGTCAACTGGTTCCGTTGAGTGCCGCGATTCCGGACTGTGTCCGCGCCCGGGATCTCCGCACCCTGTCACGACGCCCGACTGCCGGTCGGGCTAGGCTGATGGCTTGTACCGCTTCGGAGGCCTCGCCATGATGGGTGTCGCTTCGATCGCGCCATTTCCGCAGTGGCGGCTCATCGCCTGCATCGTGTTGGCGCTCGCCGCCAGCGGCGCCTGCGCCAGACAAGGAACGAGCATGACCCAGGACCACGCCTCCGATCCCGCCGCCTCCGCGCTGTCGCGCGCCGCGAGTGCGGGTGATGCCGCAGAGATCCGGCGCCTGATCGCCGATGGCGCCAATCCCAACGCCAAGGACACCCAGGGCTCACCGCTGTTACAGGCCGCGATCCTGCGCGGCGATCGCCGCGCATTCCAGGCGCTGCTCGATGCCGGCGCGGACACGACCACCGGCGCGGCCAATGGCAACACCGCTGTGCATCTGGCGGCCATGCAGGATGACGCCAGCTATCTGAAGACGTTGCTGGCCGGCGGTGCGTCCGCCGATACGCCGAACACCAAGAATGGCGAGACGCCGCTGTTCAACGCACTCGAAGCGCGCAACGACGAGAACATCCGCTTGCTGCTCGACGCCGGCGCGCGTGCCGATGCGACCGACGCGTTCGGCGCGACCCTGCTGCACAAGGCCGCACGCATCAACGCGACCGGCTGGGTGGTGCGCTTCCTCGAAGCCGGCGCCGATCCGACCGCCCGCGACCGCGTCGGTGTGACCTTCCAGCCCTCATTCTTCCGCGCGCGCGAAGCGGTGCTGTCGGCCGACGCCAAGCGCGACCGCGAGACCGTGCGCGAATGGCTGGTCGCACGGCAGATTCCGGTCGAAGACAAGCACTGATCGACGCGTCGCCCTGCGCGGCAGGCGCGTTCGACGAGTGCGTTCGCGGGCATGCAGGTACGCATGAAAAGGCGTGAGCTTTTCACCGTCATCCCGGCGTAGGCCGGGATCCAGCGACTTGGGTTTAGAGCATTGACGTTGTGAGCTGGGCGTAAGGCCTGCGCACGCCCAGGTGAAAGGCGCTGGATGACGAGGGCGTCGTGTTGTTGGGAGCCGTTCCGGCCCACACCTCGCTGACGACGAATCGCA from the Luteimonas fraxinea genome contains:
- a CDS encoding ankyrin repeat domain-containing protein gives rise to the protein MSNDAFNSPTTAQLADAVRRGDAAEIRRQLEHVAPDTPGSDGETLLMEAIRQRRAASVDALLDGGADPNRVNARGDSPVHAAAFSGDPAILRAVIARGGDVDVANPHTGATPLVQALLSPTAGQAEVLLDAGADPNLADRNGDTPLHVAGRTNGGAAILALLRKGARPQTENSRGVTFQHEYFGFPANLLNDRARAERREIVAWLKANGVPLEANVAATY
- a CDS encoding Mbeg1-like protein, which produces MSLSPVSGNNTPVDPFRDFALDPAIQASSALQPRTPANVDTSAGFPRGDGSFADSVRGTAPQPEQDLQFALMANDSYTLTGPDGVTGTAAEADLQAAGWNRLEPSADGTHLVDAQGNQIPISPDALHDAQTGFDAAIYQNADGQYVVAYRGTDSWGLGAGGDSRANGGQGLGMETAQYSQAMELANIAVDTFGTGNVAITGHSLGGGLASAAMLATDVPGVTFNSSGLSNNTLTGLGFNPNAARGEIADSGQIRRYVVDGDPLTLAQQDIPMIPVLSMSPPNAVGTELRVAPPEGMGRFDMLGLHGGGGNNPSYVEALRQNEAQAPVDRSGTNLGLALGTLENIGEHNLNQLGSLANGIGGLYSDGRSTVTEAVSGITDAVQNDYGNGRYVGGTFSIAGDVVDGVVGLGGDAISNTLGTAGDVVENITNLGGSVLRDLGDRTGFDAPFDAVASGVEWTGRAVDTVADTVGDGAQWGLDKVGDGAEWVIDRAGDGAQWVGDRVVDGVTWTGNRIADGARAVGDAASWTGDRLSDGARWAGENLNPVNWFR
- a CDS encoding ankyrin repeat domain-containing protein; protein product: MTQDHASDPAASALSRAASAGDAAEIRRLIADGANPNAKDTQGSPLLQAAILRGDRRAFQALLDAGADTTTGAANGNTAVHLAAMQDDASYLKTLLAGGASADTPNTKNGETPLFNALEARNDENIRLLLDAGARADATDAFGATLLHKAARINATGWVVRFLEAGADPTARDRVGVTFQPSFFRAREAVLSADAKRDRETVREWLVARQIPVEDKH